The following proteins come from a genomic window of Phnomibacter ginsenosidimutans:
- the pheS gene encoding phenylalanine--tRNA ligase subunit alpha produces the protein MTDILAQIAQHQADIAAAEAPNAEALEAFRIQYLGTKGLVKTLMGEMKNVPNEQKREFGQILNAFKLAAEERFETLKAALESNTEFSFDYDISLPGDPLPLGSRHPISMVRNRIVDIFKRLGFAVAEGPEIEDDWHNFGALNLPEDHPARDMQDTFYISQDPAWLLRTHTSNVQIREMEKGKLPIRLIMPGKVYRNETISARAHCFFHQVEGLYVAENVSFADLKQTLYFFVKEMFGQDVKVRFRPSYFPFTEPSAEMDISCLICGGKGCNVCKHTGWVEILGCGMVHPNVLQNCGIDPNKYTGFAFGMGIERITMLKYQVKDLRLFSENDVRFLRQFTGA, from the coding sequence CAACGCCGAGGCACTGGAAGCATTCCGTATTCAATACCTCGGTACCAAGGGGTTGGTAAAAACCCTGATGGGCGAAATGAAAAATGTGCCCAACGAGCAGAAGCGGGAGTTTGGCCAAATATTGAATGCCTTTAAACTGGCTGCCGAAGAACGATTCGAAACACTGAAAGCGGCACTGGAAAGCAATACTGAGTTTAGCTTCGATTACGATATCAGTCTGCCCGGCGATCCGCTGCCACTGGGTAGCCGCCACCCCATCAGCATGGTGCGCAACCGCATTGTCGATATTTTCAAGCGGCTCGGTTTTGCCGTAGCTGAAGGCCCTGAAATTGAAGACGACTGGCACAACTTTGGTGCCCTCAACCTGCCCGAAGATCATCCGGCCAGAGACATGCAGGATACGTTCTACATCAGCCAGGACCCAGCGTGGTTGCTGCGTACGCATACCAGCAACGTGCAGATTCGGGAAATGGAAAAGGGCAAGCTGCCCATCCGCCTGATTATGCCTGGCAAAGTATACCGCAACGAAACCATCAGTGCCCGTGCACACTGCTTCTTTCATCAGGTAGAAGGATTGTATGTAGCCGAAAACGTGAGCTTCGCCGACCTGAAACAAACGCTTTACTTCTTTGTGAAAGAGATGTTTGGGCAGGATGTGAAAGTGCGTTTCCGCCCCAGCTATTTTCCCTTTACCGAGCCCAGTGCCGAAATGGACATCAGCTGCCTCATTTGTGGTGGCAAGGGCTGTAACGTGTGTAAGCACACCGGTTGGGTAGAAATTTTGGGTTGCGGTATGGTGCATCCCAATGTGTTGCAAAACTGCGGCATCGATCCTAACAAGTACACCGGCTTTGCCTTTGGTATGGGTATCGAACGCATTACCATGCTCAAGTATCAGGTAAAAGACCTGCGCCTGTTCAGCGAAAACGATGTGCGTTTTTTACGACAGTTTACAGGAGCGTAA